In Campylobacter vicugnae, a genomic segment contains:
- the msrB gene encoding peptide-methionine (R)-S-oxide reductase MsrB, translating to MIKYIITMILAALTLMANPKGNSMENLTEIYLGGGCFWGTQGYFDLINGVVYSEVGYANGISDQTSYNQIARTDHAEVVRLKFDANRVDINEILEHYFRIIDPFSINKQGNDIGRQYRTGIYYSDDKLKSVIEDFISRKQAKFTKPIAVEIEPLKNYIKAEEYHQKYLDKNPNGYCHIDLNLASKPLYDESKFKIPSLSELKEKLSDLAFKVTQEKATERPYSSQYDKFDERGIYVDIVSKKPLFSSSDKYDAGCGWPSFTKPITTDAASYHRDLSHGMERIEVTSRQSGSHLGHVFDDGPIDKGGLRYCINGASLEFIPYDEMDKRGYSEYKIYVK from the coding sequence ATGATAAAATATATAATTACAATGATATTGGCCGCACTTACATTAATGGCCAATCCAAAAGGCAATAGTATGGAAAATTTAACAGAGATCTATCTAGGAGGTGGGTGCTTTTGGGGGACTCAGGGATATTTTGATCTTATTAATGGAGTGGTATATAGCGAAGTAGGTTATGCTAATGGCATAAGCGACCAAACTAGCTATAATCAGATTGCTCGTACAGATCACGCAGAAGTTGTTAGGCTTAAATTTGATGCTAATAGAGTTGATATTAATGAAATTTTAGAGCATTATTTTCGTATTATTGATCCGTTTTCTATCAATAAACAAGGCAATGATATAGGCAGACAGTATCGCACTGGTATATATTATAGTGATGATAAGCTAAAGAGTGTTATAGAGGATTTTATCAGTCGAAAGCAAGCTAAATTTACTAAACCAATTGCAGTTGAGATAGAGCCACTTAAGAATTATATAAAAGCAGAAGAGTATCACCAAAAATATTTAGATAAAAACCCAAATGGTTATTGCCATATTGATCTAAATTTGGCTAGCAAACCATTATATGATGAAAGCAAATTTAAAATTCCAAGCCTATCTGAATTAAAAGAAAAATTAAGCGATTTAGCATTTAAAGTAACACAAGAAAAGGCCACTGAGCGACCATATAGTAGTCAGTATGATAAATTTGATGAGCGTGGTATATATGTAGATATTGTAAGTAAAAAACCGCTTTTTAGCTCTAGCGATAAATATGATGCTGGATGTGGGTGGCCTAGCTTTACAAAGCCAATTACAACTGATGCGGCTAGTTATCATAGGGATTTAAGTCATGGAATGGAGCGTATTGAGGTTACATCTAGACAAAGCGGTAGCCATTTAGGCCATGTATTTGATGATGGGCCAATTGATAAAGGAGGGCTTAGATATTGTATTAATGGAGCCTCTTTGGAGTTTATTCCTTATGATGAGATGGATAAAAGAGGCTATTCTGAATATAAAATTTATGTTAAATAA
- a CDS encoding S6 family peptidase, giving the protein MIKIHNKIGLSIALSSVLVTCNYAQIMYLDKNYYRDFIDLGQNKGVFSTPNQSVNLKQKDGNTFTFAKIPDQSARSNHGAVTSLGRNYVTTAKHLERIFEGKNTSELKGKFDLTTYNFLSGQQNTTDTKKQYGRDTIFLRTDKYIVEGEIDPLEIDGLEVSTKITDYQSAQKNIKLLDEYIKNIQKSDANPNDNNVDVYQAGTGTLGFRRGNGGQEARNLQNSTRGGGINYISLNNISSYKQGRNNANGLENGIVLNVYQNKNFENTPSTGDSGSGLFVYDTTKNKWVLVGVVSMGSSTTEYSIVTKTDFDDYKKQYENEISKSSIENTDLKKDKDNIVSNSVGGTITLNSELDLGTGGIVVKQGNWSLKSDPANTGKIKNIAGFDIQNGSLNLEVASLVDIHKIGSGVLNVSSTNENLRLGNGEVILKNANAFKKIYITSGRGTLKLDADNIDLNDKIFFSNGGGKLDLNGKSQTFSNVSANANNAKIINSSSTKSTLTIKNDDKDKIFHASIGESGQNNQIDITTNGSKVLVFDGGFDINGKFSANGGTIVLQGHPTTHALGDNSENKDPSDVRYKGRKNIEIIKSVETQPDYMDLTRPSTLAQPDWDTRKFEAKEGIEVTNTKLHVGRNAEVTANITANQSSEVVFGGDQIKHYIDKFDGANTTGDGFTHQQEISSEVLKEQNRADDTIKFNGAITATNQSKITSNAKNFNPTSITLKNQSSLNASDLEISDKSSIKLENYSTAVVKNLNINGDNSRIKKDDTSHFQAESFTLTEAKNFQIDNILKGSKIDKTKIINSNANGSDISNTNLELEKSTLTLTGKLELSNQASNLYMNGGELKLKDLTTQHTTKVDITAKNGAKIATDNEISFSNATKMTANINLDNAELKASTIKSENTELTINKTDKSKFDITTLQALKNSNVMINSNDELEFNLDAQNGSNITLNKHKLTNANTLKSDESSYLNFGTLTYDASNHNNIKDVDANVRITNLLDIKTDKNAREVNRAEIDFKKILELSSGSRVQIDFSKFIQKDDVTTDPNKEYEILKAGTLTNNGVTFKAIDPNGLFSTFEVKDNKLYVKFSERNLKDVNELSKATGLTNQNDKKILSAILSSTSSSDQDMIDNAARSGNVKALKERVKKIEGDLKAMAQNTVILNTKALYANNEMISTRLSQLNYFRANADISQFKLAGLESDIQPSLKLVLDAMEQQRLKNNFWANINGGYFKEKDTNGELKFHGANFGYDQNIEGTELTLGLMMGFTKSNYEARNFKDDSKIYNFGAYSFYNGEKFEIQNNLNLAFIRGDRYIADSQKANVKSTGLLSSNYLKYKIDLKDDTNFKHTLKPLVVLDLGLNGIKGFNNNEYKQKDFNDFNVGVGIGAEYAISSQSSSYAAQFIAKQNIYHSKDKAFVTLNNSNEYIGYDINKNNLNFKLNLLGQKKLNENFALAYEVGGMVDKNGNHGVSGGLKLEYKF; this is encoded by the coding sequence TTGATAAAAATTCATAATAAAATAGGTCTTTCCATAGCCCTATCAAGCGTCTTAGTAACCTGCAACTACGCACAAATTATGTATCTTGACAAGAACTATTATAGAGATTTTATAGACCTTGGACAAAACAAGGGTGTTTTTAGCACACCTAATCAAAGTGTGAATCTAAAACAAAAAGATGGCAATACATTTACATTTGCTAAAATTCCAGACCAATCAGCAAGAAGCAATCACGGAGCCGTAACCTCACTTGGTAGAAACTACGTTACAACCGCAAAGCACTTAGAGCGAATTTTTGAGGGCAAAAACACCTCTGAATTAAAAGGCAAATTTGATTTAACAACCTATAACTTTTTATCAGGACAACAAAACACAACGGATACTAAAAAACAATATGGGCGTGATACTATATTTTTACGCACGGATAAATATATAGTTGAGGGTGAGATTGACCCATTAGAGATTGACGGCTTAGAGGTTTCTACTAAAATTACTGACTATCAATCAGCACAAAAAAACATCAAACTTTTAGATGAATACATAAAAAATATACAAAAAAGCGACGCAAATCCAAATGATAATAATGTCGATGTTTATCAAGCTGGAACTGGAACGCTTGGTTTTAGACGTGGCAATGGTGGGCAAGAGGCAAGAAATCTGCAAAATTCCACAAGAGGTGGTGGCATTAACTACATTTCATTAAATAACATATCTAGCTACAAGCAAGGCAGAAACAACGCAAATGGTCTTGAAAACGGCATAGTGCTAAATGTATATCAAAATAAAAATTTTGAAAACACCCCAAGCACTGGCGATAGTGGCTCTGGATTATTTGTTTATGATACAACAAAAAATAAATGGGTTTTGGTTGGTGTTGTTTCAATGGGTTCAAGCACAACTGAATACTCAATCGTTACTAAAACAGACTTTGATGATTATAAAAAACAATATGAAAACGAAATTTCAAAAAGTTCGATAGAAAATACCGACCTTAAAAAAGACAAAGATAATATTGTTAGCAACTCAGTTGGTGGCACTATTACGCTAAATAGTGAATTAGACCTTGGCACCGGTGGCATAGTCGTAAAACAAGGGAACTGGTCTTTAAAAAGCGATCCGGCTAACACTGGAAAGATAAAAAATATCGCTGGTTTTGATATACAAAATGGCTCTTTAAATTTAGAAGTAGCTTCTTTGGTTGATATTCACAAAATAGGCAGTGGAGTGCTAAATGTAAGCAGCACAAATGAAAATTTAAGACTTGGAAATGGAGAGGTTATTCTTAAAAATGCAAATGCTTTTAAGAAAATTTATATCACCAGTGGGCGTGGCACATTAAAGCTAGATGCCGACAATATAGACTTAAACGATAAAATTTTCTTTTCAAATGGTGGTGGAAAGCTTGATTTAAACGGCAAATCACAAACTTTTAGCAACGTTTCAGCAAATGCAAATAACGCTAAAATCATCAATTCATCAAGTACAAAATCAACACTAACGATAAAAAACGATGATAAAGATAAAATTTTTCACGCAAGTATCGGAGAAAGCGGTCAAAACAATCAAATCGATATAACCACAAATGGCTCAAAAGTGCTTGTTTTTGACGGTGGTTTTGATATAAATGGCAAATTTAGTGCAAATGGTGGCACTATCGTATTACAAGGTCATCCGACAACTCACGCACTTGGCGATAACTCTGAAAACAAAGATCCAAGCGATGTTAGATACAAAGGCAGAAAAAATATAGAGATAATAAAATCCGTCGAAACACAGCCTGATTATATGGATTTAACCAGACCTTCGACCCTAGCTCAACCTGACTGGGACACAAGAAAATTTGAAGCAAAAGAGGGCATAGAAGTAACCAATACAAAACTACACGTGGGACGAAACGCCGAAGTTACAGCAAACATCACGGCAAACCAAAGCTCAGAGGTTGTCTTTGGTGGCGACCAAATAAAACACTACATCGATAAATTTGACGGAGCAAATACCACAGGCGATGGCTTTACCCACCAGCAAGAAATAAGCTCTGAGGTACTAAAAGAGCAAAACAGAGCCGATGATACCATTAAATTTAATGGTGCTATTACTGCCACTAATCAATCAAAAATCACATCAAACGCTAAGAATTTTAACCCAACATCAATCACACTAAAAAATCAATCAAGTCTAAATGCAAGTGATCTTGAAATTTCAGATAAAAGTAGCATAAAATTAGAAAATTACTCAACAGCCGTCGTAAAAAATCTAAATATAAATGGCGATAATTCACGCATAAAAAAAGACGACACTTCGCATTTTCAAGCAGAGAGTTTTACTCTAACAGAAGCAAAGAATTTTCAGATAGATAATATCTTAAAAGGCTCAAAAATCGACAAAACAAAGATAATAAACTCAAATGCCAATGGCTCAGATATCAGCAACACAAACTTAGAGCTTGAAAAATCAACCCTAACGCTAACTGGCAAACTAGAACTTAGCAATCAAGCAAGCAATCTTTACATGAATGGTGGTGAGCTAAAGTTAAAAGACTTAACAACTCAACATACTACCAAAGTAGATATAACCGCTAAAAATGGTGCGAAAATAGCAACTGATAATGAAATTTCATTTTCAAACGCTACCAAAATGACAGCTAATATAAATTTAGACAATGCCGAGCTAAAAGCTAGCACAATTAAGAGCGAAAACACTGAGCTAACTATCAATAAAACTGATAAATCAAAATTTGACATCACAACATTACAAGCACTTAAAAACTCAAATGTAATGATAAATAGTAACGATGAGTTAGAATTTAACTTAGACGCACAAAATGGCTCAAACATCACGCTAAACAAACACAAGCTAACTAACGCAAATACGCTAAAATCAGACGAAAGTTCATACTTAAATTTTGGCACTCTAACGTATGACGCAAGCAATCACAACAATATAAAAGATGTGGATGCAAATGTAAGAATCACAAACTTACTTGACATAAAAACCGATAAAAACGCAAGAGAAGTAAATAGAGCAGAGATTGACTTTAAGAAAATTTTAGAGCTTTCAAGCGGTTCAAGAGTGCAAATAGACTTCTCAAAATTTATACAAAAAGATGACGTAACCACCGATCCTAACAAAGAGTATGAAATTCTAAAAGCTGGCACGCTTACAAACAACGGCGTAACCTTTAAAGCTATCGACCCAAATGGACTTTTTAGTACATTTGAGGTAAAAGATAACAAGCTTTATGTTAAATTTAGCGAGCGAAATTTAAAGGATGTCAACGAACTAAGCAAAGCAACCGGACTAACTAACCAAAATGATAAGAAAATTTTATCTGCTATTTTAAGCTCAACATCAAGTAGTGATCAAGATATGATAGATAATGCCGCTAGAAGTGGAAATGTAAAAGCACTTAAAGAGCGTGTAAAAAAGATAGAGGGCGACCTAAAAGCAATGGCCCAAAACACGGTTATTTTAAACACAAAAGCACTTTATGCAAATAATGAGATGATAAGCACAAGGCTTTCGCAACTTAACTATTTTAGAGCAAATGCCGATATCAGCCAGTTTAAACTTGCAGGACTTGAAAGCGATATCCAACCTAGCCTAAAACTTGTGCTTGACGCAATGGAGCAACAAAGGCTAAAAAATAACTTTTGGGCAAATATAAATGGCGGATACTTTAAAGAAAAAGATACAAATGGTGAACTGAAATTTCACGGAGCAAATTTTGGTTATGATCAAAATATCGAAGGCACAGAACTTACACTTGGCTTAATGATGGGCTTTACTAAGTCAAATTATGAAGCTAGAAATTTTAAAGATGACTCAAAAATTTACAATTTTGGTGCCTATTCATTCTATAATGGCGAAAAATTTGAAATACAAAACAATCTAAATCTAGCTTTCATTAGAGGCGACCGCTACATTGCAGACTCACAAAAAGCAAACGTAAAATCAACTGGCTTACTTTCAAGCAACTACTTAAAATATAAAATTGATCTTAAAGATGATACAAATTTCAAACACACACTTAAACCACTTGTAGTGCTTGACCTTGGGTTAAATGGAATAAAAGGCTTTAATAATAATGAGTATAAACAAAAAGATTTTAACGACTTCAATGTTGGTGTGGGCATTGGTGCGGAGTATGCTATCAGCTCACAAAGCTCATCTTATGCAGCCCAATTTATCGCAAAACAAAATATCTATCACTCAAAAGATAAAGCATTTGTAACGCTAAATAACTCAAATGAATACATCGGCTATGATATAAATAAAAACAACCTAAACTTTAAACTAAATCTACTAGGTCAAAAAAAGCTTAATGAAAATTTTGCTCTTGCTTATGAAGTAGGTGGTATGGTAGATAAAAATGGCAATCACGGCGTGAGTGGTGGCCTAAAACTAGAATACAAATTTTAA
- a CDS encoding metal/formaldehyde-sensitive transcriptional repressor encodes MAHIVANKDKLLLRIKKIKGQISALEKALEDEKDCFKVLQQISAARGAITSLMAEVLDGHIKEHLGNSVSQEQREQEIANLTSLLKSFFK; translated from the coding sequence ATGGCTCACATAGTAGCAAATAAAGATAAGCTTCTTTTGCGTATTAAAAAGATAAAAGGGCAAATTTCAGCCTTAGAAAAGGCCTTAGAAGATGAGAAAGATTGCTTTAAAGTACTTCAGCAAATTAGTGCCGCAAGAGGCGCTATAACATCTTTAATGGCAGAAGTCTTGGACGGGCATATCAAAGAGCATCTTGGAAATAGCGTTAGCCAAGAGCAAAGAGAGCAAGAGATAGCAAATTTAACTTCGCTTTTAAAGAGTTTTTTTAAATAA
- a CDS encoding D-amino acid aminotransferase, which translates to MAVLISMQKVFLNGDFIDKDSAKISIFDRGFIFGDGIYEVIPVINGVMVEKQGFWDRFKRSLSEIDLSLPYSTNEFETILNRLIQINSLQEGGLYIQITRGVAQRDFSFVSNITPTVMAFAFSDSILEHPGAKSGITIISTPDIRWKRRDIKSISLLGQCYAKNQATIAGADECFMVEDGYVTEAGSSSAFIIKDGVLITKPLSNEILPGIRRQRLLNLAKEIGLKIEERKFSMDEVYNADECFISAATIILLPVIKADGKAINGGKIGEYTIKLRELYKEILKAQAKMI; encoded by the coding sequence ATGGCAGTATTAATATCGATGCAAAAGGTCTTTTTAAATGGTGATTTTATAGACAAAGATAGTGCTAAAATCAGCATATTTGATCGTGGATTTATCTTTGGAGATGGAATTTATGAGGTTATACCAGTAATTAATGGTGTAATGGTAGAAAAGCAAGGCTTTTGGGATAGATTTAAACGTAGCTTAAGCGAAATTGATCTTAGCTTGCCATATTCTACAAATGAATTTGAAACTATATTAAATAGATTAATACAAATAAACTCACTCCAAGAAGGAGGATTATATATCCAAATTACTCGTGGAGTTGCTCAAAGGGATTTTAGCTTTGTAAGCAATATAACGCCAACAGTTATGGCATTTGCCTTTAGTGATAGCATCTTAGAACATCCAGGGGCAAAAAGCGGAATTACTATAATCTCAACTCCAGATATCAGATGGAAAAGACGAGATATAAAGTCTATCTCTCTACTAGGCCAATGCTATGCTAAAAATCAAGCCACAATAGCTGGAGCTGATGAGTGCTTTATGGTAGAAGATGGATATGTAACTGAGGCTGGCAGTAGCAGTGCATTTATCATAAAAGATGGTGTGCTTATTACCAAGCCGCTATCTAATGAAATTTTGCCAGGAATTAGACGCCAAAGATTATTAAATTTAGCAAAAGAGATCGGATTAAAAATAGAAGAACGAAAATTTAGTATGGATGAAGTCTATAATGCAGATGAGTGCTTTATCAGTGCTGCTACTATAATATTATTACCTGTGATAAAAGCAGATGGTAAGGCTATAAATGGCGGCAAAATCGGAGAATATACAATTAAGCTTAGAGAGTTATATAAAGAGATTTTAAAAGCTCAAGCTAAAATGATTTAA
- the dmeF gene encoding CDF family Co(II)/Ni(II) efflux transporter DmeF codes for MLNFSHNHNFHSANLTAKKNTLYAMIITISMMIAEIIGGIYFNSMALLADGWHMSSHALALGLAYFAYIMSNRYKSDARFSFGTYKMEILASYTSALSLLVIAFLMIYHSILKFINPESIAYKEAILIAIIGLIVNLICAWLLRSSHDHHHNHHHHHDDLNLKAAYIHVLTDALTSILAIVALGFGLLFGADFLDPLMGIIGAILVLVWAIGLLRQSGKILLDANMNEPIISKVVDILRLFRSDIEIKDLHLLKVANDKYTCIISLNSIDPIDINLIKKELSKHEELVHIIVEIYPK; via the coding sequence ATTTTAAATTTTTCACATAATCACAATTTTCACTCAGCTAATCTTACCGCCAAGAAAAACACGCTATATGCGATGATAATCACAATATCTATGATGATAGCTGAAATTATAGGCGGTATATACTTTAACTCTATGGCGTTACTAGCCGATGGTTGGCATATGAGCTCTCACGCATTAGCACTTGGACTAGCGTATTTTGCTTATATTATGTCAAATAGATATAAAAGCGATGCTAGATTTAGTTTTGGTACCTATAAGATGGAAATTCTAGCTAGTTACACTAGTGCCTTGTCGCTTTTAGTGATTGCGTTTTTGATGATTTATCACTCTATTTTAAAGTTTATAAATCCAGAATCCATAGCATATAAAGAGGCAATTTTAATAGCTATTATCGGACTTATAGTGAATTTAATCTGTGCTTGGCTATTAAGGTCTAGCCACGATCATCATCATAATCACCATCATCATCACGATGATTTGAATTTAAAAGCTGCTTATATACATGTCCTTACTGATGCGCTTACTTCTATTTTGGCTATTGTGGCTTTGGGATTTGGGTTGCTTTTTGGAGCTGATTTTTTAGATCCACTTATGGGGATTATTGGCGCTATTTTGGTATTAGTGTGGGCTATAGGGCTATTAAGACAATCGGGCAAAATACTACTTGATGCTAATATGAATGAGCCAATAATTAGCAAAGTGGTAGATATTTTACGCCTATTTAGAAGTGATATAGAAATCAAAGATCTACATCTTCTAAAAGTAGCAAATGACAAATACACTTGTATAATCTCTCTAAATTCCATTGATCCAATTGATATAAATCTTATCAAAAAAGAGCTATCAAAGCACGAAGAGCTAGTTCATATAATAGTGGAAATATATCCAAAATAA
- the feoB gene encoding ferrous iron transport protein B encodes MKKIIKIALVGQPNVGKTLLINAISGSHLKVGNFAGVTVEKSEAKFNYKNYIINIIDLPGTYSIYGYSQEEKVTRNYILQNDYDLIINVADSTNLERNLILTTQIMEKNKKMILALNMSDEATKEGININAKTLEELLGVPCVLVSASTKSNLDKLLDCVIKTYEAKYKPNKRIFSDAIENEIQRVCEFLNAKNDPNIKKLNQSIEEIAIALLKQDNEIYKNLHDKPIFTELSRIISDSHKNLYIQYKTESVNQIFMQEYSDFVNGAIAESVKYNKPKEINYTKIVDKVLINKYIGIPIFLFFMWLLFWLTFTLGSIPMDYIEAGFSALGDVIKKNIANEMLASLLADGIIGGVGAVILFLPNIIILFFGIALLETTGYMARVSFLLDGFFHKFGLHGKSFIPLVTGFGCSVPAFMATRTLKNQKDRLLTLFIINFMSCGARLPVYVLFVGAFAPESQAGNWLFAIYILGAILGLIAAKILRMTAFKGPDEPFVMEMPKYRIPNWKLVWFMVYNKAKMYIKKAGTFILAAAVLIWFASSFPLHKDVVADYEQKIELATSDEQKDELSFELEKYLLENSYLGMTGKIIEPFFAPLEFDWRLSVSIVSGLAAKEVAISTMGVLYSLGGEVDENNDGLIQKIQEAIPIEVAIAYVLFVMLYNPCLAATIVFGKEAGGYKYITYLFIFTTFVAYLVSFIGLHIARLI; translated from the coding sequence ATGAAAAAGATTATTAAAATAGCGTTAGTTGGCCAGCCTAATGTTGGTAAAACGCTTTTAATTAATGCTATCAGTGGCTCGCATTTAAAAGTCGGTAATTTTGCCGGTGTAACAGTTGAAAAATCGGAAGCTAAATTTAATTATAAAAATTATATTATCAATATAATTGATTTGCCTGGCACTTACTCCATCTATGGTTACTCTCAAGAGGAGAAAGTAACTAGGAATTATATATTGCAAAATGATTATGACCTTATTATAAATGTTGCTGATTCGACTAATCTAGAGCGTAATTTAATCCTTACGACACAGATAATGGAAAAAAATAAAAAGATGATTTTGGCGCTAAATATGAGTGATGAGGCTACTAAAGAAGGTATAAATATAAATGCTAAGACTTTAGAAGAGCTTTTAGGAGTGCCGTGTGTTTTGGTTTCAGCCAGTACAAAATCAAATTTAGATAAATTGCTTGATTGTGTTATTAAAACTTATGAAGCTAAATATAAACCAAATAAGCGTATATTTAGCGATGCGATTGAAAATGAGATACAAAGAGTTTGTGAGTTTTTAAACGCTAAAAACGATCCAAATATAAAAAAGCTTAATCAAAGCATAGAAGAGATAGCTATTGCTTTGCTTAAACAAGATAATGAAATTTATAAAAACCTACATGATAAGCCAATTTTTACTGAGCTTTCACGCATTATTAGCGATAGTCATAAAAATTTATACATACAATATAAAACAGAGTCTGTAAATCAAATTTTTATGCAAGAGTATAGCGATTTTGTAAATGGTGCAATAGCTGAGAGTGTTAAATATAATAAGCCTAAAGAGATTAACTATACTAAGATTGTAGATAAGGTGCTAATTAATAAATATATTGGAATTCCTATATTTTTATTTTTTATGTGGTTGTTGTTTTGGCTTACATTTACGCTTGGGTCTATACCAATGGATTATATAGAGGCTGGATTTTCTGCGCTTGGTGATGTAATTAAAAAAAATATCGCCAATGAGATGCTTGCTTCGCTTCTAGCTGATGGGATTATTGGTGGAGTTGGTGCTGTTATACTATTTTTGCCAAATATTATAATTTTATTTTTTGGAATAGCACTTTTAGAAACTACTGGATATATGGCTCGTGTATCATTTTTGCTTGATGGATTCTTTCATAAATTTGGCTTACATGGTAAGAGCTTTATTCCGCTAGTTACTGGTTTTGGTTGTTCGGTGCCGGCTTTTATGGCTACTCGCACACTTAAAAACCAAAAAGATCGCTTACTAACTCTATTTATTATCAATTTTATGAGTTGTGGGGCTAGACTTCCTGTTTATGTGCTATTTGTAGGAGCGTTTGCTCCAGAGTCTCAAGCAGGTAACTGGCTATTTGCTATATATATTTTAGGGGCGATTTTGGGGCTTATTGCTGCTAAGATTCTTAGAATGACAGCATTTAAAGGGCCTGATGAGCCATTTGTTATGGAGATGCCAAAGTATAGAATACCTAATTGGAAGCTAGTTTGGTTTATGGTTTATAATAAAGCTAAAATGTATATTAAAAAGGCTGGTACCTTCATTCTAGCTGCAGCTGTGCTTATATGGTTTGCTAGTAGTTTTCCGTTACATAAAGATGTAGTAGCAGATTATGAACAAAAGATAGAGCTTGCTACAAGTGATGAACAAAAAGATGAATTGTCATTTGAATTAGAAAAATATTTGTTAGAAAATAGTTATCTAGGAATGACTGGTAAGATTATAGAGCCATTTTTTGCTCCGTTGGAGTTTGATTGGAGATTGAGCGTTTCTATTGTTAGTGGTTTAGCAGCTAAGGAGGTTGCGATATCTACAATGGGTGTATTGTATTCGTTAGGTGGCGAAGTAGATGAAAATAACGATGGATTAATACAAAAAATTCAAGAAGCTATACCGATTGAGGTGGCTATAGCGTATGTGCTATTTGTGATGTTATATAATCCTTGTTTAGCAGCTACAATTGTCTTTGGCAAAGAGGCTGGCGGATATAAATATATAACTTATCTATTCATTTTTACTACATTTGTTGCTTATTTGGTTTCGTTTATAGGGTTACATATAGCAAGGCTCATTTAG